The Zingiber officinale cultivar Zhangliang chromosome 10A, Zo_v1.1, whole genome shotgun sequence genome contains a region encoding:
- the LOC122028050 gene encoding chaperone protein dnaJ 20, chloroplastic-like: MATGALLYGNLMTPSMNARSPAACRASKNLYQVLALEPENVDGVEAVKRAYRSMARRHHPDVCPLTGKEEATRLFIEIKKAYDVLSNPVLREKYDHQLGLMDLAADREQEKRRVLFPREVWMEQVQELKGRSRRRAKKKEMGACEKF, from the coding sequence ATGGCCACTGGCGCTCTGCTTTATGGCAATCTGATGACACCGAGTATGAATGCAAGGTCGCCAGCAGCTTGCAGAGCGAGCAAGAACTTGTACCAAGTGCTGGCGCTCGAGCCGGAGAACGTTGACGGGGTCGAGGCGGTCAAGAGAGCCTACCGGAGTATGGCGCGGCGCCACCACCCGGACGTGTGCCCGCTGACGGGGAAGGAGGAGGCGACGAGACTGTTCATTGAGATCAAGAAGGCGTACGACGTGCTGTCCAACCCCGTGCTGCGGGAGAAGTACGACCACCAGTTGGGGCTGATGGATCTTGCGGCGGATAGGGAGCAAGAGAAGAGGAGAGTGCTGTTTCCGAGGGAGGTGTGGATGGAGCAGGTTCAGGAACTGAAGGGGAGGTCGAGGAGACGAGCGAAGAAGAAGGAGATGGGTGCTTGTGAAAAAttctga